The window TATTAGGGCAGTAACCAAGGGTCCCATTGCCCTAACCACTGCTATAGAAATTAATGCCGGCAACCAAGAAGTAGCCCCAAATTCCGAAAGTGAAGGCCTGGATTGGTTGGTAAACACAATCCCAACAATGAAACCTGTAAGAGAAATTAATGGGAGAGAATTATAACCTATGCGATAACATTGTCTAATCACCTCTTTGAACTCATAGGGAGGCACCCAAACCTCAACAAAAAATTTCTTAACAAACTGAAAGGCTCTTTCCAGCCCAATAAAAAAATTATCTATTCGCCTACTAAATACCTTATCATTTCCTTTTAAGTTTTCAGCCATACTATTTCTGTATCTTTTCGATGCTAATTAAATATTAAAATCGACCAATGAATTTAATTGGTCAAAAACTTTAAATAATCCTCTTCTTTAATGGGCTTAATCAATATGCTACTTATCTGATCAAACATCTTGCTCTTTTCCAAGTCTTCAGGATCCAATGATGCAGTTAACATTTTTACATCTCCCTTAATACCTTTGGCTTTCATTTGACCTAAAAATGTCCAGCCGTCCATTTCAGGCATATTTATATCCAGCAAAATAACATCAACGTAATTTTCACTTAACCAACTTAAAGCCTCAAGAGGGTTATGAAAAAAATAAACGTCCAACTTCAATTTTAACTTTTCTAATATCCGCTTATTGATCATGTGTTGGACTCTGTCATCATCAACAAAAACTACAGTTGTATTTTTAACTTTCTCCACCTATAATTTTGTTTCTACCCATTATGTTTTCCAATTCTGAAATACTTCAACATATAAGTTATTAAGTTAGACTTCTCGGATATCAGTGCTAACTCAAAATTATCCTTACATTAAACCCTTTATAATGGCACCTTGTTCCCTTTATTATCAGAAAGATAGTCCATGATTGTATTTCAACGTTAGTAAATAATAGAAAAACTTACTTGCAAAATTGATACAACTTAACCTTAATTAAGAAAAAACCCTGCCAATCCTTTACTTTCACCTTAAAAACCCACTTTATTTTATCAGTTTATAGTGCATTTAACTAACAACGTTAGGTATCAGCTAAATTTATTTCTCTACCATTAGGTTTATTTATTTAACGCAAGATGATCCTATCCGGCAAAAATAAGCAAAATGCCCTATTATTTGCCTTAGCCACACACTATTCTATGGATTATTTTCTCTTTTAAAGCTTATGGTCTCCCCCGTCCCTATTTAACGGGAGCAGATTGCTGCGTAAGGACAGTATCCGCATTTTTGTAAATCGGTGGTTTGATCAAAAACCTGATTCGGATCAAAAATCTCTTCAAGCAAACTTCTTAAACCCGAAACAAAATCATTCCTATAATCGGCGTAATTATTCACTTCACGGTATTTTCTGTACCCATAATTTTCTTGCAGGTAAGGGTTAAAATCATCTTTAAATATATCACGCAAATTAAACAATGCAGGTTTTAAAAAATATTGATTATCCGGAAAGTTGGCCTCATATAACAAACCATAAAAGAAGGTCTGCATGGCAGCCTTATTTCGATCAGAACTTTCCCTGTCAAATAGACTTTCTACCGATTTAAAAGTCTTTTTATCTTGTCCGGATTTATAATCTATTAATCGTACTGTATCCCCTATTCTATCCACTCTATCAATAATTCCCCCTAAGGCTACCAAGACTTCCTCACCATGAAACTCAATTGGAACAAATGCACGGTATTTTTTTCCGGCTTCAAGTGATATTATTTCAAAGGGTGCGGACAACTTATCTTTGGTTAAAACCCCCTGTAAATATTTCTGTAAAACATCTCTGGCGATTACAAGTTGACCTGTCAGTTGGGGATTTTCCTCTTCGAGGAAATATTGTTCCTTTATGGCTTTCATTACTGCCGGATAGATAAAATCCTTAAGCTCCTCAATATCGCTAACCTGTAAAACCTTTCGCTTTTTCCTTTCTATATACCCCATGTACAAGTTTTCCAATGACTTGTGGACAAGGTTGCCAAATATGGCCGGATCCACTTCTTCTTGCACCTCTTCGGGAACATCAATGCCCGCAATATAGCTAAGGTAAAATTTAAGCCTGCAATCTAGCCAAACATTCAGTGCTGATGGAGAAAAAGACACAGGTTCCCATTCACTATTTAATGGCTTTGTGTAGTTCTTAAGATGGTCTATAATTGACTTGTCCTTCTCGATTACAATAGCCCTAGTCGGTGATAAATTTACAGGAATATGGGTAATGGTATCTTCTTTCTGCACCCCATCCTGATCCATCTCTATCTGAAGCTGATGGATATATCGACTTTTCTCATTGACTTTGCCTTGTTCTCCTGCAGTGGTATAAAGCAAATGAACCTCCTTAGCTTCATGCAAAAGTCGATAAAATGTATAAGCATAAATAGCATCATTTTGTTCTTGAATAGGCATACCAAATGCTTTCCTCAAATTAAAAGGAATCATAGAATTCATTGAATTGGAAGGAGGAAAACTCCCTTCATTCATATTGCAAATGATAACCCTTTTAAAATCCAGGTTTCTCGATTCCAGCACCCCCATTAATTGCAAGCCTTGCAATGGTTCGCCTTTAAATGGAAGCTTGATTTCTCCGAAGACTTGTTTAAAAATCCTTAGCAGGAAGGCAATACTAACTTCTTCTTTAATCTCCTTATCCACAATCACCTTCAACCTATTCATTTGTTTGAAACACTGAAACAGGTAAGTTCGCTCCATGCTACTTTCTTCCAAAGGATCTGCCAGCATCTTGATTAGTGCTAGCATATTATCCATCAAGGTAGCAGTGGTCATCGATTGAAAGACTTGAGCAAACAAAGGACCACCTTCTCTTAAAACCTTTGAAGAAATATACAATGTATTGTTCCTGGAAAATTCATCAATTAAATGTTGAGAAAATTCTGGTGCAAGGTCGTATAAATAAACAGTAGCCAATAATTCTTTGACAGGCTTATAGTAAAACATTAACTCCTCATTCACTATTTTACTATACCTCTGTAAATCTACAACCGCTTCCAAAAAAGTAAAAATGGGGGTATGTTTGACAGGATACCCCATGGTAACATTTACCTTATTCACATTGTCGGGCAAAAGGTTCAATACTGGAAAAAGAAGTTGTTCATCCGGTAGAATTACCACTGTCTCTTCCCAGTTTTCTTCCTCCCGGGGGATGGTTTCCAAAATCGCCCCTACCATATTGGCTTGATTAATTTTTAAAGGAATGGCATAGGTTTTAATATGCCTATCATTCTCCACAATTTTGTTTGGGGTAATTTCAGGAAAAGTAGGGCCGAGAATTTTATCCTTTCGATAATCTCTAAAAAACATGCCTGCTTCCTGACTCTTCGCATCAAGGTAATACTGATCAATATCCCAATATATTTCTGCTTCAAATTTTTGAACGAAATACTTAATTAGTTTTTCTTCTGCTCCTGTAAACGCATTGAATCCTACAAAAATAGTCTTCCTACCTGAAGATGCTACCTTATCCAAATTTTCCACCACTTCCCGATAAATACTCCCTCCATAGGCCAAACCCAATGTATCTAAGGAAGAATTAAAGCCCTGATACATGGGGAAAAGGACATCCCAAAATTTCAGGAATTTCTCTTGATGGAACCTATCTCTGCTTTCAAATGATGCCCAAAAGGCCTGTATCAAATCAATTTGTTCTGAAGAGAGGAAACTCCAGTCACTTTCAAGAATTTTCTGTTCCTTAAGGTTAACAAATAATTTTTCAGGATTAACCAAAAATTGATCCAGATCATTAAAATCTTTGAGAATCATCTCACCCCAAAAATAAAATCTATCAAACCCCTCTTTACTACCGGAAATAGACTTATAAACCTTATACAACTCATAAATTAGGCTTAATTTATCAGCAGGCCTTTTGCCTACAATATCATAGAAAAAATCCTCTATAGTAATCACCTTAGGCATATAGGTAGGTCGAGAAACCAATTGTCCCAGGTACTTTGTGAAAAACAAACCTGCTCTTCGATTAGGCAAAACAACCTCAAAATTTTTAATATCTACTCCTCTCTGCAGTAATTCCGCTGCAGTACGCTTTAAAAAACCTTCCATTTATAAAACTTTTTCAATGGTGCTACTTTCTATGTAACAAATATATCCTTGTACTGGCATCCCCTTTTCAATGTCTTTTACCAGCTTGACATACTCCGAAACCTGTGAAGCATGAGAAGTTCTCTTTTCTCCGGTTTTGAAATCTATAACTGCTATCTCTTTCTTATAATAAATAATTCTATCCGGCCGTTTGTGCTCTCCTCCAGGAAGAAATATACCTTGCTCTGTAAGTACCTGTCCTGAACCATCAAACCAAGAATTAAAAACTTCTATTTGGCAAAGGCTATTGAACTGGCCTTCCAACAATTCTCTCTCCTCTTCAGTAATTACACCATCAAAGAACATACTTTGTAATTCCAGAAAAAAGTCCTTTTTGGTCCTTGATTTTTCAATAATCCGGTGTACCAGTACCCCGTAAGCTCTTTTAGATACAATTTCTGAAGTTTCAAATTCTCCGAATGCCTGCTTGACTTCCAGAGATTTTTCCCAGGGTCTATACTTCCATACCATGGGCTGAGGTGGGGGTAAGGCCTTTTCATTGGATTCGTTTTGGTGCCAGACTCCTAATTCAAATTTCTTTTCCTCATTATTATAATACTTTTCAAAATCCAACAAATCATTCTCCGGGGCTCTAAATTTCATCACTTCACGTAGTAAGTCAGCCACTGTAGTTAAATTATCCTTGTTTTTGGAATCTTTATAAGGAGCCATTGCCACAAGCACTTCTTCTGCTCTGGTGAAGCCCACATAAAGCATATTTAAAGAATCAAGATGATTCATTAGGTTCTCTTCTAAATAGGCAGTTGAAAATGCAGAATCTTTTAATTGAGATCTCACGGACAAAGGCACAATCGCCGGAGGTAAAGTCTCATCCCAATCGTACTTGGTCCAAATAATGTTTTCTTTTCCGGTATCAAACAATTTCCAATCCAGGTAAGGTAATAGCACAACCTTATATTGCAAACCCTTAGATTTATGAATGGTTTGAATTCGAATTGCATCAAACTCTTCAGGAATTTTCACCGTTCTTTTATTTCCTTTTTGCTCCCACCAATTAAGGAAGCCTCCCAAATCAGCCCTGTTTTTACCGATAAAATCATATACAGCTTCTTTAAAGCCTGACAAATATGCTAGTTCACCAGCTCCATCATTCAAATCTGCCAAATCGATAATTGCTTCTACCAAGTCCATTAGTGGCAACTTCCTGAAGATGGATAACTGTTGGAAAAATCTTTCTCTTATCCCTTTAAATTCTTCTGGTAAACTATCTTTTCTAAACAATACATGATTAAAAGGGATATCTCTTATTCTTGCCAATTGTATCCAAAAAGTTTTTTCAGCCAGCGAATCTTCTGCATCATTTACAATTTCTAAGGCCGCCAATAGGCATTTGACAACAGATGCCTTGTGAAGGAATAAGGCTTCATCAGAAAGCACATCATATCTATAACCATTATCTTTATTTTTTTCCGCATAGGACATAAAGGCATCTGCGATTGAAGCAGCTTGATCATTTTTCCGCACCAAAATGGCTATATCTTTCAATTGGTAGCCTTGATCTAATAATTCCTCAACCTTCTCCGGTAATATTTTCAGGATTTCATCATTGTATTTCGTTTCCTTATCAGTTTCAATAAATGACACGATTACCTTTCCTTCCACTCCTTTGGCTTTTTGCCCGGGAGCAATTTTCTGCAAAACATCACCATAGGCTTGCTCAATTCTGTCCATTGATGCGTCATCTAAGACCGTTTTTAAATGATCACTTAGCAACTTTGACAATTTTGAAAACAATGTATTGTTAAAGGCTACAATATTAGGCAAACTTCTAAAGTTGGTATCCAACTTTTTAACATCTATCCCAAAACCTCCAAGGTCTTTCTCGACTTGATTCATGAGTAGCCGCATTTCCCCTCCTCTCCAGCGGTAAATGGATTGCTTAACATCACCGACCACCAAATTTGTTTTACCCATAGAAAGAGTATTTAGCAATAGCGGACGAAAACTTGCCCATTGAAAACCTGAAGTATCCTGAAATTCATCCAGTAAAAAATGTTGGTATCGATTGCCTACTTTTTCATAGATGAATGGAGTGTCATTGTCACTTGTAATGGATTTTAGAAAATCATTTGTTTCTGAGATCAATAGCAAATTCTCTTCCTCTTTCAATTCCTTCAGTTCCCTTAACAAATAGCCAAATAAACCAAAAGTGTACAAATTTTTAGCTATCGCATCTAAGGTATTCCAGCTCCTTTTAAGAGGTTTAAACTGATGCAAAATTTCACTTAAACCTTCTGCATAGGCAGACTCAATAGCAGCTTTACATTTACTTGTTTTGGTGTACCACTTTTCCGGCCCAAGGAGAAACTTTTCTTGGGCATCTGTAAGCAGAGGAATCGGATCTTCCTTTTTCCCTAATTGATCAAAATTTTTACTGAAAGACCTAGTCCCACCGGAAAAATCTTCCCAAGAAAGCCCATTGTTATCTCGGATGGCCTGAGCTGTAGTCTTAAGTTCTGTAGCCTTATCAATAATGACCTGTTTCTGCCCAAATATAAATTCCTTAAACGCTTTAAAAGTATGGGGATTCTCCAAAAAGACTCCCACTTCTTTTTGGACAATTTTAAAGTCTTCTAAAAATATTTTTTTTCCTAAGTCCTCAATAGATTTTCTAACGTCCCAGGATTTTCCTTCTGTCACCTTGCTGATAGAAAACTCAACCATCCACCTGTGTAACTCCGGGTCTTCTGCTACCCGTAACATTAGTCTATCTACCATTCGAGTCATGACCCCATCCAGGTCTAACTCGACATCAAATTTAGCTTGTAAATCGATTTCCCTAGCGAATGCTCGGATAACCTTTTGAAAAAAACTATCAATTGTACTCACCGAAAAAGATCCAAAATCATGAAGAATTGTGGTCAACACTTGTGTCGCCCTTTCGGACAATTCCTTAGGAGACAATTGCCATTTCTCCAAGAGTTCTCTGTGCATGGTTTCATTCGGATCCACCCCACTCTTAAGTCTTTTTAGCTCTTTAATAATCCTGTCCTTCATTTCTTGAGTAGCCTTATTGGTAAAGGTAACCGCCAAAATCCGAGTAAAAGCAGTCGGAGATTCAAGAGCCAATTTCAAATAAGCGGTTGTGAGGGTATAGGTTTTTCCGGAACCTGCGGAAGATTTATAAATTTGTAAAGGAGCTTCTGTAATCATTAAAACCAATTATTTAAGGAATCAAAATGAGAAAAATGTAAGCTTAAAATTTTCCTACAAAGTGAAGTTATAAAGAAAAGAGTCAGACAATAACCAATTATTGAATAATTTTGAAATTAGGAACCAATAATTGCCTCATTATATAAACAAAAAATTCACGCTCCAATGTTTTTTTATATCTCTCAATTATTTAGCTTTTTAATAATGCCTTTCAATATTTGCTTAACCCTTATCCTTTTGGGCTTGGTTTTTAAACGAAAACGCTGGGGTAAAATACTTTTACCGGCTGGAATAATTTTGCTTCTATTTTTTTCCAACGGGTATATCGCCAATTTGGTAATGCATAATTGGGAACCCCAACCCAAAGAACTTTCTTCTTTGCCTAGCTATGAATTGGGTATCGTACTGACAGGTGTGACCAATATTAATATGCTTCCTAAAGACCGAACCTATTTTACCCGGGGAGCCGACAGGGCCACCCACACTGTACAGTTGTATAAAATGGGGAAAATTAAAAAAATACTAATTACAGGTGGCTTGGGTTATGACCCAGTTCACCCCCTGTCAGAAGCAGAATCGTTAAGGGATTTTATGATATGGGCAGGTGTGAAAGAAACAGACATTATTACAGAAACCAAAGCTGTAAACACGCGGGAAAATGCTTTGTTTAGCGAGGAAATTATTAGCTCAAAAAAAATCGGATTAAAGCCCTCAGATAAGTTGCTATTGATCACTTCAGCATTTCACATGAAACGAGCCAAAGCCTGTTTTTTAAAGGTTGGATTAAACCCCGATACTTTCCCCGTAGATTTTTATGGAAAAGTACCGAGGCTGAATTTCAAATCAATCGTTCAACCTGACGTAGGCTCATTGGTCGCCTGGCATAAATTAACCAAAGAATGGGTTGGGATAGCTGTTTATTCCCTCGTAGGATATATATAAAAGTTCTGGTTATTTAACCTACCAGGTGGACGCCTTTAATTTAGGCATAGCTCTTACAATGTCACTAACACTTATTTGACCTATCAACTTTTGGTCTTTGACCACTGGAAATCTTCTAATTTTCAAGGTTAAAAACCGATCTGCAGCATCAAAAATCGAAATCTCCGGTGGCAAGGTAAATACCTCTGTCGTCATATGCTCAGCTACAGATGCAGGAAATTTAGGCGTATTAGTATATTGACCTTTAATGATTTCTTTAAGGCAATCTCCTTCAGAAATCATACCTACAAGTCTACCATTATCATCTACTACCGGCGCGCCTGAAATTCTCTTTCTTGTTAGAACCGTGATGACATGATCTATGGTATCCTCTGCACTAAAGGTGATCAAATTTGTGGTCATAAAATCCTTGACCAAAATCGGTTGATCACTAATTTTTGGTGGGGCTTGTCTAACCCCCTGAAAACTTTTTACCATCTTTTATAGGGTTTATTGTGAGGGAATAATATATTAAATTATTCCCATAAAAACAAACTTTAACCCCAGATAAATTGAATTTATAAAATAAAAATAAGGTCAATTGAAAGCAGAATAAGTAATTCAACTTATCGTTAATGATGGTTAAACTGCTAATACTTTAATAATTTTACCGAGGTTAACCACGAACAATTGGACCCTTGGAGCAAGTAAAACCCAACTATCAATTAGAGATTAGTATTCTTTAGATACAAAGTTAAAGGATCATAGGTTATTCAAATACCCAACTAGGGCTGCCATTATTTGGGGATCTATAGTCAATACCTTTCCTTCTATTTCTTCCATTTGAGATAGCCTCAAATGTTCATTTATACCCTGTGGCATAGATGAAGGCCTGAATTGTTTACAGGAAGCGTGTATTTCTTTTAGGAGCCCTGTCATATTTAAATCAGCTATATCTTGGAGCATTAAACCTCCACCGGGTAAAATTATTATCCGACCATTGGCTTGCATAAGTAATTCCAAAATTAGTGGCAATCCTTCCATCACACTGTTTTCTCCACCAGATGTCAAAATTCTCTTAAACCCCAACTGTATTATTTGTTCCAGCGCACCTTTCTTATCTTCCAACACATCAAAAGCCCTATGAAAAGTGCATGGTTTTTCTCCGGCGGAACTGATAAGTTGCTGGCAAGCTGTTTTGTTTACCTCTCCCTCTTTGTTCAAAATACCAAAAACAAATCCATCAGCCCCATGAGATAAAAAAGATTTAATATCTTCTTTCATAACCGATATCTCAAGATCGTTATAGATAAAGTCCCCCCCTCTAGGTCTGATCATCACGAAAACAGGCACATCGACCTTACTTTTTATCACCTTTAATAAACCTAGACTAGGGGTCGTACCTCCTTCTCCAAAATCAGCACATAGCTCCAATCTATCCACCCCATTTTCTGCCGCAAGTAATGCTGCTTCTAAGGTATATACCGGTGACTCTAACAAAATCTTTTTCATTCTTAGGGAATTAACTATTTAAACCAGCTATTTGCGTCAATCAAGGATTGTTCAGATGCATGGTGTCGAGCAAAATTAAACCCGGGCCTGATAGAATAAGCACCAAATTCACCTTCTTTATTTAAAGCTAAGAATCCAATCTGAGTATTGTCCAAATCTTTACACTTACTAACTGCCCTTTTTACAGCCTCTTCGCATGCCTCTTGAGGCGTTCTCCCTTGCCGCATTAATTCTACAATTAAAAAGGAACCGCAGATGCGAATGACTTCCTCACCCAGACCTGTGGCCGTTGCAGCCCCAACGGCTTCATCCACAAATAAACCTGCACCTATGATAGGACTATCTCCTACTCTGCCATGCATTTTGTATCCCAAGCCACTTGTGGTACAAGAACCCGCCAACTTACCCGATGCATCCAAACCGATCATTCCTATAGTATCATGATTTTCAACATTTATTATAGGCTTGTATTGAGCGTTTTTTTTCCAATTATTGTAAGCTTTTTCTGCCCCGGCACTTAACACTTCTTCTTCTAAAGACATTCCTTCTTGAATGGCAAACTGCCTAGCCCCTTCACCCACCAACATAACATGAGGTGTTTTTTCCATGACCATTCGAGCTAAAGTGATGGGATGCTTCACTTGTCTCACAAATGCAACGGAACCACAAGATCCATCTCCTTTCATGATAGAGGCATCCAGCGTGACGACACCTTCCCTGTCAGGAATCCCATTAAGTCCTACTGATAGCACCTTTTTGTCAATTTCCGTCACCTTGACTCCCTCTTCTACAGCATCCAATGCATCCCCATTGGCGGATAAAATACTCCAGGCCTTGTCATTAGCAGCCATACCATGATTCCAGGTGGATAATACTTGGGCCCCTTTCTGATTGATATTTCTATTTAATTTATCGGTACCTGCATATGCCTTCACTTGATTTGCAAATGGACTAATAATGAAGGAAGAAAGTAATGCTCTTTGAAGAAATTCCCGTCTGCTTTTCATAGAATATTTTTATTTCTTACTTATTTTTGAAAAAGTTTTGAAACAAACATGATTATTTTTTTTCAAAAATTGACAGGGGATATGTATAAATTTTGAAATTAATTAATCCTACAAATGTTTCAATCAGACCATTATTAAGCTTTTTCTGCCCTAATTATTTGGGTATAAGCAAAAAAAACGCCAATCAATTTAAATAGTACTTATTAGAAAATGTAGATTTTTTTGTTTAAGTTGCCTTAATTAAATAAAATTTTTATTATTTTGCATCAAAGTTTATCCTATGAATTTAATAGACCCGAAGATTGTCCTGGATAAGAAGGAAGGTGTAGTTGAAATTAAAAACTATATCAACAAGTTAAAGATAGTAAAAGAGCTGTATACACTCGGCAATAATACTGCCAGTAATATCTGCCAATTGGTAGGCATAAGCCTACCAACGGTAAACCTTTTGCTGACTGATTTATTAGAAGAGAAAATCATAATCAAGGAAGGCCGAGGGCAGTCCCAAGGTGGTAGAAAACCTGATCTTTATGGTTTGGCACCTGATTCTTTTTATATTTTAGGTATAGACTTGAACAGATTTGGAGCCAAGGCGGCCATTTACAACACTAAGAATGAAAAGGTTAGTGATATCAAATCTATCAAGCTTTCGCTAAACAATGAATTAGAAACCCTAGATGCTATTTATGATTTTTCGATGGAAATCATCCATTCTTCCGGAATCCCCGAGGAGAAGGTAATTGCAGTAGGAATCAGCATGCCTGGTTTGGTTGATAGTGTTTCCGGAGTAAATCACACTTACTTAAAATCAGGAAAAAAGACATTAAAAGACCAGTTAGAGGAAAAATTTTCAAGGAAAGTTTTCATTGAAAATGACGCAAGAGCTAAAACCCTTGCTGAGTTTAAATTTGCCAACAAGGGTACGAACAAAAACGTAATGGGGATTTTTGTCGATTGGGGAATTGGACTTGGAATTATTATAGACGAAAAACTTTACAGGGGTTATTCCGGCTTTGCCGGAGAGTTCAGTCATTCTCCTTTGTTTGATGCCAAAGAAATAAGTTGCACCTGTGGAAAAAGAGGTTGTCTGGAAGCAGTGGCATCTGGTGGGGCTGTAGTCCGGTTGGCTAAGGAAGCCATATTATTAGACAAGGACTCTATTCTTGCCAAATTAAGTGATGGTAAGGAAGAAAACTTAGAGCCTTCCACTGTTGTTGAAGCA of the Cyclobacterium marinum DSM 745 genome contains:
- a CDS encoding response regulator, with product MEKVKNTTVVFVDDDRVQHMINKRILEKLKLKLDVYFFHNPLEALSWLSENYVDVILLDINMPEMDGWTFLGQMKAKGIKGDVKMLTASLDPEDLEKSKMFDQISSILIKPIKEEDYLKFLTN
- a CDS encoding PD-(D/E)XK nuclease family protein: MEGFLKRTAAELLQRGVDIKNFEVVLPNRRAGLFFTKYLGQLVSRPTYMPKVITIEDFFYDIVGKRPADKLSLIYELYKVYKSISGSKEGFDRFYFWGEMILKDFNDLDQFLVNPEKLFVNLKEQKILESDWSFLSSEQIDLIQAFWASFESRDRFHQEKFLKFWDVLFPMYQGFNSSLDTLGLAYGGSIYREVVENLDKVASSGRKTIFVGFNAFTGAEEKLIKYFVQKFEAEIYWDIDQYYLDAKSQEAGMFFRDYRKDKILGPTFPEITPNKIVENDRHIKTYAIPLKINQANMVGAILETIPREEENWEETVVILPDEQLLFPVLNLLPDNVNKVNVTMGYPVKHTPIFTFLEAVVDLQRYSKIVNEELMFYYKPVKELLATVYLYDLAPEFSQHLIDEFSRNNTLYISSKVLREGGPLFAQVFQSMTTATLMDNMLALIKMLADPLEESSMERTYLFQCFKQMNRLKVIVDKEIKEEVSIAFLLRIFKQVFGEIKLPFKGEPLQGLQLMGVLESRNLDFKRVIICNMNEGSFPPSNSMNSMIPFNLRKAFGMPIQEQNDAIYAYTFYRLLHEAKEVHLLYTTAGEQGKVNEKSRYIHQLQIEMDQDGVQKEDTITHIPVNLSPTRAIVIEKDKSIIDHLKNYTKPLNSEWEPVSFSPSALNVWLDCRLKFYLSYIAGIDVPEEVQEEVDPAIFGNLVHKSLENLYMGYIERKKRKVLQVSDIEELKDFIYPAVMKAIKEQYFLEEENPQLTGQLVIARDVLQKYLQGVLTKDKLSAPFEIISLEAGKKYRAFVPIEFHGEEVLVALGGIIDRVDRIGDTVRLIDYKSGQDKKTFKSVESLFDRESSDRNKAAMQTFFYGLLYEANFPDNQYFLKPALFNLRDIFKDDFNPYLQENYGYRKYREVNNYADYRNDFVSGLRSLLEEIFDPNQVFDQTTDLQKCGYCPYAAICSR
- a CDS encoding UvrD-helicase domain-containing protein, which encodes MITEAPLQIYKSSAGSGKTYTLTTAYLKLALESPTAFTRILAVTFTNKATQEMKDRIIKELKRLKSGVDPNETMHRELLEKWQLSPKELSERATQVLTTILHDFGSFSVSTIDSFFQKVIRAFAREIDLQAKFDVELDLDGVMTRMVDRLMLRVAEDPELHRWMVEFSISKVTEGKSWDVRKSIEDLGKKIFLEDFKIVQKEVGVFLENPHTFKAFKEFIFGQKQVIIDKATELKTTAQAIRDNNGLSWEDFSGGTRSFSKNFDQLGKKEDPIPLLTDAQEKFLLGPEKWYTKTSKCKAAIESAYAEGLSEILHQFKPLKRSWNTLDAIAKNLYTFGLFGYLLRELKELKEEENLLLISETNDFLKSITSDNDTPFIYEKVGNRYQHFLLDEFQDTSGFQWASFRPLLLNTLSMGKTNLVVGDVKQSIYRWRGGEMRLLMNQVEKDLGGFGIDVKKLDTNFRSLPNIVAFNNTLFSKLSKLLSDHLKTVLDDASMDRIEQAYGDVLQKIAPGQKAKGVEGKVIVSFIETDKETKYNDEILKILPEKVEELLDQGYQLKDIAILVRKNDQAASIADAFMSYAEKNKDNGYRYDVLSDEALFLHKASVVKCLLAALEIVNDAEDSLAEKTFWIQLARIRDIPFNHVLFRKDSLPEEFKGIRERFFQQLSIFRKLPLMDLVEAIIDLADLNDGAGELAYLSGFKEAVYDFIGKNRADLGGFLNWWEQKGNKRTVKIPEEFDAIRIQTIHKSKGLQYKVVLLPYLDWKLFDTGKENIIWTKYDWDETLPPAIVPLSVRSQLKDSAFSTAYLEENLMNHLDSLNMLYVGFTRAEEVLVAMAPYKDSKNKDNLTTVADLLREVMKFRAPENDLLDFEKYYNNEEKKFELGVWHQNESNEKALPPPQPMVWKYRPWEKSLEVKQAFGEFETSEIVSKRAYGVLVHRIIEKSRTKKDFFLELQSMFFDGVITEEERELLEGQFNSLCQIEVFNSWFDGSGQVLTEQGIFLPGGEHKRPDRIIYYKKEIAVIDFKTGEKRTSHASQVSEYVKLVKDIEKGMPVQGYICYIESSTIEKVL
- a CDS encoding YdcF family protein, with translation MPFNICLTLILLGLVFKRKRWGKILLPAGIILLLFFSNGYIANLVMHNWEPQPKELSSLPSYELGIVLTGVTNINMLPKDRTYFTRGADRATHTVQLYKMGKIKKILITGGLGYDPVHPLSEAESLRDFMIWAGVKETDIITETKAVNTRENALFSEEIISSKKIGLKPSDKLLLITSAFHMKRAKACFLKVGLNPDTFPVDFYGKVPRLNFKSIVQPDVGSLVAWHKLTKEWVGIAVYSLVGYI
- a CDS encoding CBS domain-containing protein is translated as MVKSFQGVRQAPPKISDQPILVKDFMTTNLITFSAEDTIDHVITVLTRKRISGAPVVDDNGRLVGMISEGDCLKEIIKGQYTNTPKFPASVAEHMTTEVFTLPPEISIFDAADRFLTLKIRRFPVVKDQKLIGQISVSDIVRAMPKLKASTW
- a CDS encoding copper homeostasis protein CutC, whose translation is MKKILLESPVYTLEAALLAAENGVDRLELCADFGEGGTTPSLGLLKVIKSKVDVPVFVMIRPRGGDFIYNDLEISVMKEDIKSFLSHGADGFVFGILNKEGEVNKTACQQLISSAGEKPCTFHRAFDVLEDKKGALEQIIQLGFKRILTSGGENSVMEGLPLILELLMQANGRIIILPGGGLMLQDIADLNMTGLLKEIHASCKQFRPSSMPQGINEHLRLSQMEEIEGKVLTIDPQIMAALVGYLNNL
- a CDS encoding isoaspartyl peptidase/L-asparaginase family protein, with product MKSRREFLQRALLSSFIISPFANQVKAYAGTDKLNRNINQKGAQVLSTWNHGMAANDKAWSILSANGDALDAVEEGVKVTEIDKKVLSVGLNGIPDREGVVTLDASIMKGDGSCGSVAFVRQVKHPITLARMVMEKTPHVMLVGEGARQFAIQEGMSLEEEVLSAGAEKAYNNWKKNAQYKPIINVENHDTIGMIGLDASGKLAGSCTTSGLGYKMHGRVGDSPIIGAGLFVDEAVGAATATGLGEEVIRICGSFLIVELMRQGRTPQEACEEAVKRAVSKCKDLDNTQIGFLALNKEGEFGAYSIRPGFNFARHHASEQSLIDANSWFK
- a CDS encoding ROK family protein — its product is MNLIDPKIVLDKKEGVVEIKNYINKLKIVKELYTLGNNTASNICQLVGISLPTVNLLLTDLLEEKIIIKEGRGQSQGGRKPDLYGLAPDSFYILGIDLNRFGAKAAIYNTKNEKVSDIKSIKLSLNNELETLDAIYDFSMEIIHSSGIPEEKVIAVGISMPGLVDSVSGVNHTYLKSGKKTLKDQLEEKFSRKVFIENDARAKTLAEFKFANKGTNKNVMGIFVDWGIGLGIIIDEKLYRGYSGFAGEFSHSPLFDAKEISCTCGKRGCLEAVASGGAVVRLAKEAILLDKDSILAKLSDGKEENLEPSTVVEAAIAGDQRAISILSDVGLDLGRGIAILIQLLNPELIILGGAIAEAKQYITTPIQQALNIYSMAKLREKTSIELSQLGMEVGLRGAIAIVNEHIFEDTINSQ